GCCATCAACATCAATATTTAGTTTGTACTGTACCTAGTGACTATTGCATGGTATACTTACTGGTCAACGGAATAAGTAACCGCGTGTTGAAATTTGAATCTTGTAGCCCCTAGAATTTGTGCTCTTGCGTGCCTGCATGGGTCCGGAGATTAGCTGGATTGAGATAAGAATCTGGTCTGATGTTTATacttttttgtgtatatatatagTGATTGATTTTTGTCAAGGAGCTAAGAAAATCTCcatcttttttgtattttcttcaacAAAGGCAATATTCTCAATTGCCCAATAATTCATTCTCTGCTGGAGCAATGGAGTCTTTGACCAGAAGAAGAACACAACTGGCGATCTTCTTGGTATTCATGTTTCTCTTCTTCATTAGCTTAAACCTCTCACTTGATTCAGGTATTTCTTATGTAATTAGTTCCACTTCAGTAACTTAAGTTTAAAATGCATGATTAGTGAAATTAGGTAAAATGACCAACACAAAGATGCAACCAAACCAAATAGCTCTAAATTGGTCAAAAACTATACATTATTCCCGAGTTACTACATAAAAGAATCAATCACACCCTCTCAGAGACAAATCTTTCGCTTCCGTACTCATCGATTTGTAAAAGAGGCTACAAAAGAATATTGTACAAAAACACCAAATACACCTAATCTAAAAGAAGCTATGCGCTAAAAAGTTTTACAGCGTACAATAACAACAATTTTTACGAGCCAAGTGGGGTACGTAGATCCTTCACGTCACCTGGTATGAGGATTAGCGAGGAATGATTGCACCAGTGGGAGGCTTTTTGAATTCGGATAGTACTCTCATCTTTCGAGTGCCATGAAAATTTCAAATATCATATGGTGAATTCGGCCttcggaaagaagaaaaaaaaaagaagataagtcCAATTGTTATGCACCAAAAAAAACCTAGGTAGTAGGTGGATACACAAACAAAAGAAGCACTGCGACCGTAAAAATTAACCACACGGTTAGCGGCTGTCATATTGGCCAGCAAAGACGACTGCCTAATTAATGTGAGGGTCagattagtattttttttttctgtgagTAAAACATTTAGGGTTTCCCTTTAAAAAGCGCATAAGGTAGAGGTCATTTCTATTCCTCTTCTGTGAGTTTTAAACCGAGGCGGCAAAAAATTACTACCGCTGGAGACACAGTAACCCTAGATCTAGTCTGCAAACGGTTCTTTGTCTTTTCAAGCGatcttttatcttcttctccCTATGTTGGGATCCAACGAACTTGCTGTATCGTCTGCGGATGACTTTGAAAGATCAAATGAAGCGCACCGGATTTTCATGGATGTTTTCTACGGAAGAAACGTTGCAGAATTCAGGGAGAATGGTGATTTTGTGACCAGAAATATTGTTGGATTTGGACTCGGTCCCCAAAACTACAGTGTCTGTATCTCACGGTATTATCTCGATACTTCTACTAAACGAATGAAGCGGTCAGACGGCGGCGTGCTTTCTGCTCCGAGAAATGAATCCTCCAATGGTGATCTACCTATAACCGTTCAAGGTCGTGATCGTGATGGGAATGCCTCTCAAAGTAAGTGTCAcaatcgagttactagaagtaaTACTATCACATATCCAGTCCATGAAAAATCTCATGAATCCACTCCTTTTACTTCAAATGTAATTTCACCCACTGTGTCAAATAACTCTTTGACGGATCTATATTCTCGTCTACGTGACCATGTCAATTATTTACTTAAGGCAGCAGGTTGGGTAATTGAGAAGAAGAAGGTAGGCAAAAAGTCATTTGTGCATACAACTTATAAGTCTCCCACTGGAGAAATCTTTACTGCATTTTACAAAATTTGGGACTTATTTGGGAAGAGTCTGTTAATGTTTGCTGGTAGTAGCTACAAGATGGTACAGCAAGAAGACGGCAAACAGTGGATTAATATTAAAGAGTTTGGCTCTGACCTATCACAAGCACTGATAGATTTTGAGACAGAGGATTGCAGTCAAATGGAACCTACGTACGCGTTGGTTCGTAAATGGAGTCTtctggatccttttgttacagtGGTGATGATTAAAAAACAGATTCTTACCCTAAGAAAGGGAATGCCAGTCAAAGTAGCCACAACTGTGGTGTCAGATTTGAGAGATGCAGATTCAGTGGCTGAGGGGATTGAGGCTGTGCCCACTCAGCAAGATAATTGGTTAAACTTGGCATTGGAGTTAAGGCCACCAAACTTGAAGAATCTAAAGAAAACTCAGGGTGATGATAAAGCACTGGAATTTTTCACGCCTGCTGATGCAGTTCCTGAATTTGAAAATGCCCGAAAGAAGCTTGCACAATCCGGCTGCAGTGGCACTGCAGCGTCAAACCTTAAGATGGGCCTCCTAACATCTGGAACAACAGTGACTTGTCTGACAAAGAAGAGGCGGAGAAGGAACTTCTGATGCTCAactgtgaaaaacaaaaaaaataaaagaataaaaagtTGTTCGTCTGTCAGATTTTCTGAGCACCAATTAGCAGTGGTTTTTACTTTTTAGTGTTTTCGTAGTCAATTGCTCTTTCATCTCAGTTCTCAAGTAAGGATATTTTTGTTATTAGTTACCAATAAGTTGTGATCATATCTCCGGTCATAGTCATCTCACAAGCTAAACGGATGGTGGCTAAAGCAAGTCCAGGAAAGCTACCAGTCCCAGTAAGTAAATGTCGAACTTTGAATTTTGTAGCCCTTAGAAATATGTGGTATCTGCCAACTGGTTGATCTTTCTTTTAAGTCATTTTCCGCTCTTTTTCTTTCATCTGTATAAGCCGTATTTTCAATTTCCCAATAATTCATTCTCTTCTGAAGCAAATAATGGAGTACTCCTTAACCAGTTGTGTTTAGATAATTAAATGTATGAGATTAGCATGATAATCAGAAAAAAGTGTCAAGTGGAAAGATTTTTATTGAATTTCTTTTTCACGTGTACACACACATTGCATCATTTTGGCATTGGTGGAATAATGAACAAGTGAGGAATGAGGAAGGGAAGAAATACCTCGTGGATAAGAACATTTTCGTAATTGTAAAAAATGAGAACTGGTTGCCATAAACACTTCCAATTCTTTATTGTGTTATATATGAACTCGATGTTTCTAACCTCTGCTATTTCACCAGATCAGTGGTATCGTGTGGATTACTACGGGACTGTCGAGCGACTCGATGCTCCTGAGTAACTTTGGGTATCATGCGGGACCGTGCGACTCGATGATCATTGGAAATTGGGTATCATGAGGGACCGTGCGACTCGATGATCATTGGAAACTGTAGGTGGTTTAATGACACCAGCAATATTAGAGAAAAAGGGTAAGTCAAGTGAAATTAGTGTTTTTGGATCAACGTTATTGCATAGATGTCATGTAATGAGTTTCCTTACAGTGAAGGAAATTTATTTGTACTTGGAAAATAAAATActagtgttgatacatgaaaaataacgcCCCTTATGTATTTAGGTATCCCCAAACCAGTGGCCGAATCCAGTAAGAAACATAGGAACTTGgagactaagcccaagtccaataaGGAATCATCCATTAAGAAAGAAGGACAAGGAAGGGATTAACGGATAAGAAGGAGGTTACCTTAAGGAATGGCACTAAAAGTAATTAAGAAGGTTTAGGatatgtggcatgatgtcataaaaagagGGGTTTTTAGAAAagcctatataaggaaggacaaggtacaatggaaaggaaactctctctctcttactattattgGTATTATAAGGTCATGTGtaatagctaggacgggtaggacctaaaccgaaatttgggtattaacatttggcgaccacatctggaggctcgtgcctagctcacAAATGACAAACATAGGAGGCGTCAATCCGGGCGCTATAGGAGATCAATCGGCTAATCAATCCATTAACCTCGATCAAGTAACTTTAGAGGATGATGACAACGAAGAGGAAACACCGATCCTAAGCGTCATCAAGCAATCGACAAATCATGCAGCTCGATCAACGGAACCCGCATCGCTTGCACTACAGAGCATGCAAGAAGAATTGAAACGGCGCGCTCGAAGGAGACGAGAATTGGAAAATTGGATAGCCCAAGCGGTCGTAGCAGGACAAAGCGCCCCCGAAGAGGCGAGAGAAGAAGAACACCAGGCCAATAGAACAACAGTAACATCACAAGATAAAATCGCCGAATACCTAGAGCAGAACTACTATGTAGTAAAACAAGACAACCATTGCCGCGTAAGCATCCCATACCCCGCACATATCCAGACGTACTCGTACTCCGAAGATTACATCTCTCCAAAGTTCAAAACATATGAGGGACATGGGAATGCGCGAGAACATCTTATCCGATTCTTGTCAGCTATGAACGATAGGGCCAATGATGAAAAATTGTGCTTAAAATAATTCCCTAAGTCACTTACGGGCACGACATTCTTTTGGAATGACAATTTAAAAGAAGAAAGTGTTGATTCCTGGAAGACCTTGTCTACAATCTTTCTTGGAAAATTTTATTCGTCTAAAAGGAAAATCACTGCGATAGATCTAAGCAGGAGCGGACAATGAGTAGGAGAAGACATAGGAAAATATATCTCGCAAATTCAGACGCTTGACTTTAGACTGTCATGAAGATATCAATGAGGAGGCACTTGTGGAGATTGGCGTACGAGGAATGACCCCGAAGGAAGATTGATTAATTTCAAGTTCCAAACCTTTGTAGAGCTAGAAGAAGCGGCCGACAGGATCTCCGACTGTATAGAAGACGTACCCAAAGAATCTACCTGGCGTACCACAATCAGTATTGTGTCAGGAACTTCGTACGATGAGAGATCCAGAGCTAACAGAGAAAATTGGAATCCGCCACAAGGAGATGGCAGGAATAAAGGAAGGGGTGGAAGAGGAAGGCGAGACAACAAAGCGCCACCTCCTCTCCCGTGCAGTAAAGATCGAATAATCAAACTCTTAAACCAATGGGTCGCTGAAGGCGAGATTCAATTGCCTCCGACCACGGTGGACATCAATAAAATGGACAAAAGCTCAATTAATTACTGTCATTATCATCGAAGAATGGGGCATCCAACAGAGGAGTGCTTCGTCATTCGAAACATATTTGAACGAAAACAGATAGCCGGGGAGATCGAGAGAACAAAGCAAACGATCGCGCACGATCCATTCCCACTCCATTAACCCAGAAGAGAATGAACCCAAGTACAGGTGCTCGAGCTGTAATCAACTTTATTctggtaaaagaaaaaaaaatatatatatatatatatatgtataataatAATAGACGTTTCTAGAATTGGCGAGCAAACACTTCAAAAGGTATCAGGTTAgctaaaggcgcctgattgactgacaaacttTACAAACGGTCCCGGCATGCCAAGCGCGTTcggttgactgacaaaaggtctcaggttatccaaaggcgcctgattgactgacaaaaggtctcaggatagccaaaggcgcctgatcgactgaaaaaatttacaaaaggtctcaggttatccaaaggcgcctgatcaactgacaaaaggtctcagaatagccaaaggcgcctgatcgactgacataCTTTACAAAatgtctcaggttagccaaaggcgcctgatcaactgacaaaggtctcaggtcagccaaaggcgctTGATTGACTGACAAACCTCAAAAAAAAGTCTCAGGTTAGCTAAAGGCGCCAGATTGACTGAAAAACTTTACAAAAGATCCCGGCATGCCAAGGGCGCTcggttgactgacaaaaggtctcaggttatccaaaggcgcctgattgactgacaaaaggtctcaggatagcaaaaggcgcctgatcgactgataaACTTTACCAAAGGTCTCAGGTTATCCAAAgtcgcctgatcgactgacaaaatgtcttaggtcagccaaaggcgcttgattgactgacaaaaggtctcaggatatctaaaggcgcctgatcgactgacaaactttacaaaaggtctcaggttatccAAAGGCGCCTAAtcaactgacaaaaggtctcaggatagccaaaggcgcctgatcgaatgACAgactttacaaaaggtctcaggttagccaaatgCGCCTAATCGACTGacaaaggtctcaggtcagccaaaggcgcttgattgactgacaaaaggtctcaggatagccaaaggcgcctgatcgactgacaaacctCACAAAAAGTCTCAGGTTAgctaaaggcgcctgattgattgACAAACTTTACAAAAAATCCCGGCATGCCAAGGGCGCTcggttgactgacaaaaggtctcatgTTAGCCAAAGGCACatgattgactgacaaaaggtctcagaatagccaaaggcgcc
This DNA window, taken from Papaver somniferum cultivar HN1 chromosome 3, ASM357369v1, whole genome shotgun sequence, encodes the following:
- the LOC113361096 gene encoding uncharacterized protein LOC113361096; this encodes MLGSNELAVSSADDFERSNEAHRIFMDVFYGRNVAEFRENGDFVTRNIVGFGLGPQNYSVCISRYYLDTSTKRMKRSDGGVLSAPRNESSNGDLPITVQGRDRDGNASQSKCHNRVTRSNTITYPVHEKSHESTPFTSNVISPTVSNNSLTDLYSRLRDHVNYLLKAAGWVIEKKKVGKKSFVHTTYKSPTGEIFTAFYKIWDLFGKSLLMFAGSSYKMVQQEDGKQWINIKEFGSDLSQALIDFETEDCSQMEPTYALVRKWSLLDPFVTVVMIKKQILTLRKGMPVKVATTVVSDLRDADSVAEGIEAVPTQQDNWLNLALELRPPNLKNLKKTQGDDKALEFFTPADAVPEFENARKKLAQSGCSGTAASNLKMGLLTSGTTVTCLTKKRRRRNF